Proteins from a single region of Rhizobium leguminosarum bv. trifolii WSM1325:
- a CDS encoding two component transcriptional regulator, winged helix family (PFAM: response regulator receiver; transcriptional regulator domain protein~SMART: response regulator receiver~KEGG: rec:RHECIAT_PC0000511 probable two-component response regulator protein), whose product MRLLVVEDNKDLAAWLGKALRQAQYAIDIAHDGEDAEHLLKVAEYSAMILDLALPKLDGLTLLKRLRQSGSKLPVIILTANASLDGRVAGLDSGADDYLAKPFEIAELEARIRAVVRRGQDRASSEITVGNLLFSGGTRQFFVAGEPLQLTPREYAVLEQLVMKHGITVSKAALSESVFGFDDEADASAIEIYVHRLRKKLESSSVQIATLRGLGYLLRHVQ is encoded by the coding sequence ATGAGACTGCTTGTGGTGGAGGACAACAAGGATCTGGCGGCCTGGCTGGGCAAAGCCCTGCGACAGGCGCAATATGCTATCGATATTGCCCATGACGGCGAGGACGCCGAGCATTTGCTCAAGGTGGCTGAGTATTCGGCGATGATCCTCGATCTTGCTCTGCCCAAACTTGACGGGTTAACGCTTTTAAAACGATTGCGGCAGTCCGGGAGCAAGCTGCCGGTCATCATCTTGACCGCGAATGCCAGCCTGGACGGCCGTGTGGCGGGGCTCGACAGCGGCGCCGACGACTATCTCGCCAAGCCCTTCGAAATCGCCGAGCTCGAAGCGAGGATCCGTGCGGTGGTCCGCCGCGGCCAGGATCGGGCTTCGTCGGAAATCACCGTCGGCAACCTGCTTTTTTCCGGTGGGACGCGGCAGTTTTTCGTCGCAGGCGAGCCGCTGCAATTGACGCCGCGCGAATATGCCGTTCTCGAGCAGCTCGTCATGAAGCATGGCATCACGGTTTCGAAAGCCGCGCTTTCTGAAAGCGTCTTCGGTTTCGACGACGAGGCGGATGCGAGCGCCATCGAAATCTACGTCCACAGGCTGCGAAAGAAACTGGAGAGCAGTTCGGTTCAGATTGCGACGTTGCGCGGGCTCGGTTATCTCCTCCGACATGTCCAGTAG
- a CDS encoding transcriptional regulator, AraC family (PFAM: ThiJ/PfpI domain protein; helix-turn-helix- domain containing protein AraC type~SMART: helix-turn-helix- domain containing protein AraC type~KEGG: ret:RHE_PF00313 AraC family transcriptional regulator), with protein MTDAAQPFDIPVFVVVPPRVLLLDVAGPIEVLRKANLEQCTVRFTVAYIGPSATVGSSIGLAVTGVAALPESLPDTALVIIAGSADAPMKNSAPGNEQERADQAAIVAWLRHAIRPGIRLVSICSGALLAAEAGMLDGRDCTTHHGCIEDLARLAPTARVRDNRLYVEDGDRLTSAGITAGIDLMLHIVAEAAGHACALAVARYLVVYLRRGGSDPQLSPWLEGRNHIHPVIHRAQDAVAANPSEDWSVVSLARLSGASPRNLSRLFNEQTGMSVTDFVNRMRVALAREMLAGSRLDMEAVAMRAGFGSARQLRRAWNRLNDGPPSAARSRLPTGS; from the coding sequence ATGACGGACGCCGCGCAGCCCTTCGATATTCCGGTCTTCGTCGTCGTGCCGCCGCGCGTGCTGCTGCTCGACGTCGCCGGCCCCATCGAAGTGCTGCGCAAGGCGAACCTCGAACAGTGCACAGTGCGCTTTACCGTCGCCTATATCGGCCCATCGGCGACGGTCGGCAGTTCGATCGGCCTTGCCGTTACGGGAGTCGCCGCATTGCCGGAGAGCTTGCCCGATACCGCGCTTGTCATCATTGCCGGCAGCGCCGATGCCCCGATGAAAAACAGCGCGCCAGGGAACGAACAGGAGCGCGCCGACCAGGCTGCCATCGTCGCATGGCTGAGGCACGCCATTCGCCCGGGAATTCGTCTGGTCTCGATCTGCTCGGGCGCATTGCTCGCTGCCGAGGCAGGCATGCTCGATGGCCGCGATTGCACCACCCATCATGGCTGCATAGAGGATCTGGCGAGGCTCGCTCCCACCGCGCGCGTCCGGGACAACCGGCTCTATGTCGAGGATGGAGATCGCCTCACCAGCGCCGGCATCACCGCCGGCATAGACCTCATGCTGCATATCGTTGCCGAAGCGGCCGGGCACGCGTGTGCGCTTGCGGTGGCACGATATCTTGTCGTCTATCTCAGGCGCGGCGGATCGGATCCGCAGCTTTCACCCTGGCTCGAAGGTCGCAACCATATCCACCCGGTCATTCACCGTGCACAGGATGCCGTGGCCGCCAACCCGTCTGAGGATTGGTCGGTGGTGTCGCTCGCCCGCCTCAGCGGCGCCAGCCCGCGCAACCTTTCACGGCTGTTCAACGAGCAGACGGGCATGAGCGTGACGGATTTCGTCAACCGTATGCGCGTGGCTCTTGCCCGCGAGATGCTCGCCGGTTCACGGCTGGACATGGAGGCTGTCGCGATGCGCGCCGGCTTCGGCTCGGCGCGGCAACTCCGCCGCGCCTGGAACCGTCTGAATGACGGCCCACCGAGTGCGGCACGGTCGAGGCTACCTACAGGCTCATAG
- a CDS encoding conserved hypothetical protein (KEGG: rec:RHECIAT_PC0000512 hypothetical protein), giving the protein MELTLKIVDAGGAVLASSIGRDETFLVYRQSYREGDRVVVEVSEPGHVFLSLDGAVQPGLVYMKECAYSLAVPFGDKRKPYSPNAFRGDIHRLSARSTRPDEIVHRRNLALNPWDDHANRALFPHARANVETRGEAVFAARNAIDGEKANDDHGFWPYTSWGINRDPQAALTVEFGRPVRIDEVVFYLRADFPHDSWWEKASVTFSNGKTSCFSLVKSGTAQGFSIEPCIVEWVELHGLIKAEDASPYPALTQIEIWGVEV; this is encoded by the coding sequence ATGGAATTGACGCTGAAGATCGTGGATGCCGGTGGGGCGGTGCTGGCGAGTTCCATCGGCCGGGACGAGACGTTCCTGGTCTATCGCCAGAGCTATCGCGAAGGCGATCGCGTGGTCGTGGAGGTCTCCGAGCCCGGACATGTCTTCCTCTCCCTTGATGGCGCGGTCCAGCCCGGCCTGGTCTATATGAAGGAATGCGCCTATTCGCTCGCCGTGCCCTTCGGCGATAAGCGCAAGCCCTATTCGCCGAATGCCTTCAGGGGCGATATCCACCGGCTTTCAGCGCGAAGCACACGCCCTGACGAGATCGTCCATCGGCGCAATCTCGCCCTCAACCCCTGGGACGATCACGCCAATCGGGCTCTGTTTCCGCATGCGCGCGCCAACGTCGAGACCCGCGGCGAAGCGGTCTTCGCCGCGCGCAACGCGATCGACGGCGAGAAGGCCAACGATGATCACGGCTTCTGGCCCTATACGAGCTGGGGCATCAATCGCGATCCGCAAGCAGCACTGACGGTGGAATTCGGCAGGCCGGTCAGGATAGACGAGGTCGTTTTCTATCTCCGGGCCGACTTTCCGCATGATTCCTGGTGGGAAAAGGCCAGCGTCACCTTCTCGAATGGCAAGACCTCCTGTTTTTCGCTGGTGAAATCGGGCACCGCGCAGGGCTTTTCCATAGAACCATGCATCGTCGAATGGGTGGAACTGCACGGCCTGATCAAGGCCGAAGACGCCTCGCCCTATCCGGCGCTGACTCAGATCGAAATCTGGGGAGTCGAGGTGTAG
- a CDS encoding isochorismatase hydrolase (PFAM: isochorismatase hydrolase~KEGG: ret:RHE_PF00312 isochorismatase protein) — MSGHDTVLLVIDAQESFRHRDYWDENLASAYIDRQQALIDGAEADGIPIIQIFHVDENGPFSEASGFVSTLAPLRIAPKATFRKRRHSALVGSGLDVWLTENGVRRILVSGIRTEQCCETTTRHASDLGYQVDYVGEATLTFPMTDATGRTWSAKEIRDRTELVLSGRFARIATVDQALAGRGKSLAA, encoded by the coding sequence ATGTCCGGCCATGATACTGTCCTTCTCGTTATCGACGCCCAGGAGTCTTTCAGACACCGCGATTACTGGGATGAAAACCTCGCCTCCGCCTATATCGATCGTCAGCAGGCTCTGATCGACGGTGCGGAAGCCGATGGGATACCCATCATCCAAATCTTCCATGTCGATGAAAACGGGCCGTTTTCGGAAGCATCTGGGTTCGTCAGCACACTCGCCCCGCTCAGGATCGCCCCCAAGGCGACGTTCAGGAAGAGGCGCCATAGCGCCCTGGTCGGTTCCGGTCTCGACGTGTGGCTGACCGAGAACGGCGTCCGTCGTATCCTCGTCTCCGGCATCCGCACCGAACAGTGCTGCGAGACCACGACCCGTCATGCCTCCGATCTCGGCTATCAAGTCGACTATGTCGGCGAAGCGACGCTGACCTTCCCGATGACCGACGCCACAGGACGCACTTGGAGCGCGAAGGAAATCCGGGACCGGACCGAATTGGTCCTGTCGGGCCGGTTTGCTCGGATCGCGACCGTCGACCAGGCCCTGGCGGGGCGTGGAAAGTCACTCGCCGCATGA
- a CDS encoding histidine kinase (PFAM: ATP-binding region ATPase domain protein; Two-component sensor kinase domain protein; histidine kinase A domain protein~SMART: ATP-binding region ATPase domain protein; histidine kinase A domain protein~KEGG: ret:RHE_PF00310 two-component sensor histidine kinase protein) yields the protein MSSSLVTKVGAAIARLSHSLRVQLLCWVLMTLFGAIGFNLYDSFWTADATAKLVTDRTLLASARVIAEAVRVDEGGNVQVDVPPSALEMFDTGFGDRVSYQVITAWGSLVSGFPDLPLPAVQRAGADRAFHGADVRVMMLDHPVVGLPDDGTISVTVAVTHNSQYAMRRQLWLSDFSKQFVLVFVASLVTILGLQRGLAPALRLRDAVRQRGRHRLDPLPSEMVQSELQPLVHALNDHMERVQNQMAAQRRFVSNAAHQLRTPLALISTQASVAAREADPARRDEALVALRTSTKQISRLASQLLTLSRAEPGSRRPRSDATDLSKAAREILEAHAEEALRRNIDVGLEAVRPVIVDGDATMLREMLVNLIDNAIRYTRPNGRVTVAVGQADGNAVVTVEDNGPGIPSGEREQVFERFYRIMGTEAEGSGLGLSIVREVVEGAGGSVSLDDAEGGGGLIVTVRLPLA from the coding sequence ATGTCCAGTAGCCTCGTTACAAAGGTCGGCGCGGCGATCGCGCGGCTCAGCCACAGCTTGAGGGTACAATTGCTCTGCTGGGTGCTGATGACCCTGTTCGGCGCGATCGGCTTCAATCTTTACGACAGCTTCTGGACGGCGGATGCGACGGCAAAGCTGGTGACGGATCGAACACTTCTGGCCTCGGCCCGCGTCATTGCCGAGGCCGTCCGCGTCGACGAGGGCGGCAATGTCCAGGTGGACGTGCCGCCTTCCGCGCTGGAGATGTTTGATACAGGCTTCGGCGACCGGGTATCTTACCAGGTGATCACCGCGTGGGGCAGTCTGGTCAGCGGCTTTCCCGACTTGCCGTTGCCGGCCGTCCAGCGGGCAGGCGCCGATCGCGCGTTCCATGGTGCCGATGTGCGTGTCATGATGCTCGACCATCCTGTCGTCGGCCTGCCCGATGACGGCACGATCTCCGTGACCGTCGCCGTTACGCATAACAGCCAGTATGCGATGCGACGGCAATTGTGGCTTTCGGACTTTTCGAAGCAGTTCGTGCTCGTCTTCGTCGCGAGCCTGGTGACCATCCTCGGGCTTCAACGGGGTCTGGCGCCCGCTCTGAGACTGCGGGACGCCGTGCGCCAGCGCGGCCGCCATCGTCTTGATCCGCTGCCGTCGGAAATGGTGCAGAGCGAACTGCAGCCGCTCGTCCATGCCCTGAACGACCATATGGAGCGCGTCCAGAACCAGATGGCCGCGCAGCGACGGTTCGTATCGAATGCCGCGCATCAGCTCCGAACGCCGCTCGCGCTGATTTCGACGCAGGCGAGCGTGGCGGCCCGGGAAGCTGATCCGGCTCGCCGTGACGAGGCGCTTGTCGCCCTTCGCACCAGCACGAAGCAGATTTCGCGTCTCGCCAGCCAGCTTCTTACCTTGTCGCGGGCCGAGCCCGGAAGCCGGCGCCCGCGCAGCGATGCGACAGACCTCAGCAAGGCTGCCCGCGAGATCCTGGAAGCGCATGCCGAAGAGGCGCTCAGGCGTAACATCGACGTCGGTCTGGAAGCGGTCCGCCCGGTCATTGTCGACGGCGACGCGACGATGTTGCGCGAGATGTTGGTCAACCTCATAGACAACGCGATCCGCTATACCCGCCCGAATGGACGGGTGACCGTCGCCGTCGGGCAGGCGGACGGCAATGCCGTCGTGACCGTCGAGGACAACGGGCCGGGTATTCCGAGCGGGGAGCGCGAGCAGGTTTTCGAACGGTTCTACCGGATCATGGGGACCGAAGCTGAGGGGAGCGGTCTGGGGTTGTCGATCGTTCGGGAGGTTGTCGAAGGTGCAGGAGGTTCAGTCTCGCTCGATGATGCGGAAGGCGGCGGCGGGCTCATCGTGACGGTACGGCTTCCGCTCGCTTAA
- a CDS encoding Heparinase II/III family protein (PFAM: Heparinase II/III family protein~KEGG: rec:RHECIAT_PC0000513 hypothetical protein), with protein sequence MFSEISGELPDVLGDFTPGAVGSDRLRWSTVPQALRELVIGEAEETVARAWPLIAASDYREFTETGNRARFEELYFTRRRMLNNLVLGELVEGGARFLRKIVDGIFLIVEESGWQLPAHNAYERSGARLPLPDNSQPVVDLFAAETAALLATVVALFRDELDAISPEITARVEREIEIRILSPYLGRHFWWMGRGEERMNNWTAWISQNVLLTVFSLKTDQPTRHAVVKNALGSLDAFLKDYAEDGACEEGVLYYRHAALCLHGALTILDAVAAGLFAGVWQQPKIRNMAEYIAHMHVAGRYYFNFADSSAVVEPCSAREYLFGQAVGSKMLAEFAAADRAASNNSHMPGEWNLWYRVQELLAGPTLPAAAPPHPASQRDIFYPGIGLFIARDEQFSLAVKGGNNGEGHNHNDVGSVTLYKRGRPFLIDVGVETYTAKTFSARRYEIWTMQSAFHNLPTFAGVMQSAGEAFGARDVEVGFDEGSARIALDISDAYPPEAQLHSYRRVVSLLRGRHVEIVDTYDGGKPAVLSLMTCLAPTVGPDRIDLADLGSIFVEGAGEIEIDEIVVEDARLRSAWPEKIYRLRLPFAGRLLRLRIV encoded by the coding sequence ATGTTCAGCGAGATTTCAGGGGAGCTGCCGGATGTGCTGGGCGATTTTACGCCCGGGGCGGTCGGCTCCGATCGCCTCAGATGGAGCACTGTGCCGCAAGCGCTACGGGAACTGGTCATTGGCGAGGCCGAAGAGACGGTTGCGCGCGCCTGGCCGCTGATTGCGGCCTCGGATTACCGGGAGTTCACCGAAACCGGCAACCGCGCGCGCTTCGAGGAGCTTTATTTCACACGCCGCCGGATGCTCAACAATCTGGTGCTCGGCGAACTCGTCGAAGGCGGCGCGCGCTTCCTGCGGAAGATCGTCGACGGCATCTTCCTGATCGTGGAGGAGAGCGGCTGGCAGCTGCCGGCGCATAACGCCTATGAACGAAGCGGCGCGCGCCTGCCGCTTCCCGACAATTCGCAGCCTGTCGTCGATCTCTTCGCCGCCGAAACAGCCGCCCTGCTTGCCACCGTCGTCGCATTGTTTCGCGACGAGCTCGACGCCATCAGCCCCGAGATTACGGCACGCGTCGAGCGCGAGATCGAGATCCGCATCCTCTCGCCCTATCTCGGCCGGCATTTCTGGTGGATGGGCCGCGGCGAAGAGCGGATGAACAACTGGACGGCATGGATAAGCCAGAACGTCCTGTTGACGGTTTTCTCCCTGAAAACAGATCAGCCCACGCGTCACGCCGTCGTCAAAAACGCGCTCGGCAGCCTCGACGCCTTCCTGAAGGACTATGCCGAGGACGGCGCCTGCGAGGAGGGCGTGCTCTATTACCGCCACGCCGCGCTCTGCCTGCATGGTGCGTTGACCATCCTGGACGCCGTGGCGGCCGGCCTGTTCGCCGGGGTCTGGCAGCAGCCGAAGATCCGCAACATGGCCGAATATATTGCCCATATGCATGTGGCCGGCCGCTACTATTTCAATTTCGCGGATTCCTCCGCGGTGGTCGAACCCTGCAGCGCGCGGGAATACCTGTTCGGACAGGCGGTCGGCTCTAAGATGCTGGCTGAGTTCGCCGCAGCCGACAGAGCCGCTTCCAACAATTCGCATATGCCCGGGGAATGGAACCTCTGGTATCGCGTGCAGGAACTGCTGGCCGGCCCGACGCTTCCCGCTGCCGCCCCGCCGCATCCTGCATCTCAGCGCGATATCTTCTATCCCGGCATCGGCCTGTTCATCGCCCGCGACGAGCAGTTTTCGCTTGCCGTCAAGGGCGGTAACAATGGCGAGGGCCACAATCACAACGATGTCGGGAGCGTGACGCTCTACAAGAGGGGACGTCCGTTCCTGATCGATGTCGGCGTCGAGACCTATACCGCAAAAACCTTTTCGGCGCGGCGCTACGAGATATGGACGATGCAGTCGGCGTTCCACAATCTGCCGACATTTGCAGGCGTCATGCAGTCGGCCGGCGAAGCTTTTGGCGCGCGCGATGTCGAGGTCGGGTTTGACGAAGGGAGCGCGCGCATAGCGCTCGATATTTCAGACGCCTATCCCCCCGAAGCGCAGTTGCACAGCTATCGGCGCGTCGTTTCCCTGCTGCGCGGCCGCCATGTCGAGATCGTCGACACCTATGACGGCGGCAAGCCCGCGGTCCTGTCGCTGATGACATGCCTGGCGCCGACCGTCGGCCCGGACAGGATCGATCTCGCCGATCTCGGCAGCATTTTCGTCGAGGGCGCCGGCGAGATCGAAATCGACGAGATCGTCGTGGAGGACGCCCGGCTGAGATCGGCCTGGCCCGAGAAAATCTACCGGTTGCGCCTGCCGTTTGCCGGCAGGCTGCTGAGATTGCGGATCGTCTAG